The following proteins come from a genomic window of Oncorhynchus masou masou isolate Uvic2021 chromosome 25, UVic_Omas_1.1, whole genome shotgun sequence:
- the im:7150988 gene encoding Golgi-associated plant pathogenesis-related protein 1 isoform X1: MAGASFEQEFLDTHNAYRRKHGTPELTLSRDLCNSAQEWADHLVAINTMQHSNTNNGENLYYTWSSAPNTLTGKEAVDNWYSEIKDYNFSEPGFTSNTSHFTQVVWKESTEVGVGLGINGETVFVVGQYNPAGNMNMEGYFIDNVLPEGGGEKNTSGSDTSSQPTRSEATCTVL; the protein is encoded by the exons ATGGCAG GTGCGAGCTTTGAGCAGGAGTTTCTGGATACCCACAATGCATACAGGAGAAAGCATGGCACCCCCGAACTGACCCTGAGCAGAGACCTGTGCAACTCTGCTCAGGAATGGGCTGACCACTTGGTAGCAATCAATACCATGCAGCACAGCAACACGAACAATGGAGAGAACCTCTACTACACATGGAGCTCTGCCCCCAATACTCTAACGG GGAAGGAGGCTGTCGACAACTGGTACAGCGAGATCAAAGACTACAACTTCAGCGAACCTGGATTCACCTCAAACACTA GCCATTTCACCCAGGTGGTGTGGAAGGAGAGTACTGAAGTGGGAGTGGGCCTGGGGATTAATGGCGAGACTGTCTTTGTGGTAGGCCAGTACAACCCAGCAGGAAACATGAACATGGAGGGATACTTTATAGATAATGTTCTCCCTGAAG GTGGCGGCGAGAAGAACACCTCTGGTTCAGACACCTCAAGCCAACCAACTCGCTCCGAGGCAACATGCACTGTGCTATAG
- the im:7150988 gene encoding Golgi-associated plant pathogenesis-related protein 1 isoform X2 — MAGASFEQEFLDTHNAYRRKHGTPELTLSRDLCNSAQEWADHLVAINTMQHSNTNNGENLYYTWSSAPNTLTGKEAVDNWYSEIKDYNFSEPGFTSNTSHFTQVVWKESTEVGVGLGINGETVFVVGQYNPAGNMNMEGYFIDNVLPEV, encoded by the exons ATGGCAG GTGCGAGCTTTGAGCAGGAGTTTCTGGATACCCACAATGCATACAGGAGAAAGCATGGCACCCCCGAACTGACCCTGAGCAGAGACCTGTGCAACTCTGCTCAGGAATGGGCTGACCACTTGGTAGCAATCAATACCATGCAGCACAGCAACACGAACAATGGAGAGAACCTCTACTACACATGGAGCTCTGCCCCCAATACTCTAACGG GGAAGGAGGCTGTCGACAACTGGTACAGCGAGATCAAAGACTACAACTTCAGCGAACCTGGATTCACCTCAAACACTA GCCATTTCACCCAGGTGGTGTGGAAGGAGAGTACTGAAGTGGGAGTGGGCCTGGGGATTAATGGCGAGACTGTCTTTGTGGTAGGCCAGTACAACCCAGCAGGAAACATGAACATGGAGGGATACTTTATAGATAATGTTCTCCCTGAAG TGTAA